One genomic segment of Theobroma cacao cultivar B97-61/B2 chromosome 6, Criollo_cocoa_genome_V2, whole genome shotgun sequence includes these proteins:
- the LOC18596143 gene encoding beta-galactosidase 17 produces the protein MNHSKKLAATESTSKSTAAMARKRSSKTTLIFFVLLSIVAFVAFVPVFASLPSLSSHSHDLHLHLRLHQRQHRLEKSDARKFEIAEDMFWKDGKPFQIIGGDLHYFRILPEYWEDRLLRAKALGLNTIQTYIPWNLHEPEPGKLVFEGIADLVSFLKLCQKLGLLVMLRAGPYICAEWDLGGFPAWLLAIEPDIRLRSSDPAYLQLVEGWWGVLLPKVAPLLYGNGGPIIMVQIENEFGSYGDDKAYLRHLVKLARGHLGEDIILYTTDGGSRETLEKGTLVGDDVFSAVDFTTGDDPWPIFELQKEFNSPGKSPPLSSEFYTGWLTHWGEKIARTDADFTAAALEKILSRNGSVVLYMAHGGTNFGFYNGANTGADESDYKPDLTSYDYDAPITESGDVDNAKFKAIRRVVGKYSSVSLPSFPSSNKKTGYGFIQLQKTRSLFDLLDGFDSAHIVEAENPTAMEYFYQMFGFLLYVSEYASKAGGNKLFIPKVHDRAQVFISCPSRADGGRVSYVGTIERWSNQAIYLPNAKCVSNTSLFILVENMGRVNYGPYLFDRKGILSSVYVDGRVLNRWKMIPIPFQNLNEVPKFNPVIQVASEFPKVSIRKKLEHKSEDVLEGPSFYTGHFSIDKTSEVTDTFISFRAWGKGIAFVNEFNIGRYWPTSGPQCNLYIPAPILRHGENVLVIFELESPNPELVVDSVDQQDFNCGSSKASVRQL, from the exons ATGAATCACAGTAAAAAGCTAGCTGCAACGGAGTCAACCTCCAAATCAACTGCGGCGATGGCGAGAAAGCGAAGCAGCAAAACGACGTTGATCTTCTTCGTTTTGCTTTCCATTGTAGCTTTCGTTGCTTTCGTTCCCGTCTTCGCTTCTCTCCCTTCTCTTTCCTCTCACTCTCACGATCTTCACCTCCATCTTCGTCTTCATCAGCGTCAGCATCGTCTCGAAAAA AGTGATGCTAGAAAGTTTGAAATTGCGGAGGATATGTTTTGGAAAGATGGAAAGCCTTTTCAGATAATTGGTGGTGACTTGCATTATTTCCGCATTCTTCCTGAG TACTGGGAAGATAGGCTTTTAAGAGCAAAAGCACTGGGACTGAATACCATTCAAACTTATATTCCTTGGAATTTGCATGAACCGGAGCCTGGCAAACTGGTTTTTGAAGGCATTGCAGATCTAGTATCATTTCTCAAACTTTGCCAGAAGTTAGGTCTCCTTGTTATGCTTCGAGCTGGGCCTTATATTTGTGCAG AGTGGGATCTTGGAGGATTCCCAGCTTGGTTACTTGCCATAGAACCAGATATCAGACTAAGGTCATCAGATCCTGCTTACCTCCAATTG GTTGAAGGATGGTGGGGAGTCCTACTTCCAAAAGTAGCTCCTCTTCTTTATGGTAATGGAGGTCCTATTATAATGGTTCAG ATAGAAAATGAATTTGGGTCATATGGAGATGATAAAGCTTATCTTCGTCACCTGGTGAAGTTGGCTAGAGGACATCTTGGGGAAGACATTATTTT GTATACTACAGATGGAGGTTCTCGAGAAACTCTTGAAAAAGGAACCCTTGTAGGAGATGATGTCTTTTCCG CTGTTGACTTCACTACTGGGGATGATCCTTGGCCCATATTTGAGTTACAAAAGGAGTTCAATTCCCCTGGGAAATCACCACCACTTTCTTC GGAGTTTTATACAGGTTGGCTTACACATTGGGGTGAGAAGATTGCAAGGACAGATGCAGATTTTACCGCAGCTGCCTTGGAAAAGATTTTGTCACGAAATGGTTCTGTCGTGCTTTAT ATGGCACATGGTGGAACAAACTTTGGATTTTATAATGGGGCAAATACAGGTGCTGATGAGTCAGATTACAAGCCTGATCTAACTTCCTATGATTAT GATGCGCCAATTACGGAGTCTGGTGATGTGGACAATGCAAAATTCAAAG CCATAAGGAGAGTGGTGGGGAAATATAGTTCAGTATCTCTTCCTTCATTTCCTTCCAGTAATAAAAAGACAGGATATGGTTTTATCCAGTTACAAAAAACAAgaagtttatttgatttactTGATGGGTTTGATTCTGCACACATTGTTGAAGCTGAAAATCCAACTGCAATGGAGTATTTCTACCAG ATGTTTGGATTTCTATTATATGTATCTGAATATGCATCGAAAGCTGGTGGAAATAAGCTATTTATACCAAAG GTGCATGACAGAGCTCAAGTGTTCATATCATGCCCTTCTAGAGCTGATGGTGGACGAGTATCATATGTTGGTACAATTGAAAGATGGtcaaatcaagcaatttacctTCCTAATGCTAAATGTGTTTCTAACACCAGCTTATTTATTTTG GTTGAAAACATGGGCCGTGTAAATTATGGACCATACTTGTTTGACAGGAAG GGAATTTTGTCTTCTGTTTATGTAGATGGGAGAGTTTTGAACAGATGGAAAATGATCCCAATTCCTTTCCAAAACCTGAATGAGGTGCCAAAGTTCAATCCTGTCATTCAAGTTGCATCTGAATTCCCTAAAGTATCCATCCGCAAAAAGTTAGAGCACAAGTCAG AGGATGTTTTAGAAGGACCATCATTCTACACTGGTCATTTCTCTATTGATAAAACTAGTGAAGTTACAGATACATTCATTTCGTTTAGAGCCTGGGGTAAAGGGATTGCTTTTGTTAATGAATTCAACATCGGAAGATATTGGCCA ACTTCAGGACCACAATGCAACCTTTATATCCCTGCTCCAATCCTTCGGCATGGGGAAAATGTTTTG GTGATATTCGAGTTAGAATCACCAAACCCTGAGCTTGTGGTTGATTCAGTTGATCAGCAAGATTTCAATTGTGGATCAAGTAAAGCAAGTGTGCGTCAACTTTAA
- the LOC18596144 gene encoding uncharacterized protein LOC18596144, whose translation MAVKPTVALRAVLVGGIAVFAKVAGAMKAAGGAKLGAAAAAMTVAASAALSGSKQDSKDESKQTSK comes from the coding sequence ATGGCAGTGAAACCTACAGTAGCTTTGAGGGCTGTACTTGTAGGAGGAATAGCTGTATTTGCAAAAGTAGCTGGTGCAATGAAGGCTGCTGGTGGTGCCAAGCTGGGTGCAGCAGCAGCTGCCATGACAGTGGCAGCATCTGCTGCTTTGTCAGGATCAAAACAGGACTCAAAAGATGAATCTAAGCAAACGTCAAAATGA
- the LOC18596145 gene encoding mediator of RNA polymerase II transcription subunit 9 — MDPYSGGGSWTMIPSVPTHSNVSTPTNQDHLYLSPPPPQQQFHPQQFQQQRILHQQQQQQQNQHHQSLASHFHLLQLVENLGDAIDNGSRDQHSDALINELNNHFEKCQQLLNSIAASINTKAMTVEGQKQKLEESEQLLNQRRDLIANYGISVEDLVKTEP, encoded by the exons ATGGATCCGTACTCAGGAGGAGGGAGCTGGACTATGATCCCCAGCGTTCCGACCCACAGTAACGTATCTACTCCCACCAATCAAGACCATCTATACCTCTCTCCACCACCACCACAACAACAATTCCATCCACAACAATTCCAACAACAGCGTATTTTACaccagcagcagcagcagcagcagaaTCAGCACCATCAGTCACTAGCTTCTCACTTTCACCTCTTACAG TTGGTGGAGAATTTGGGTGATGCAATTGATAATGGAAGTCGGGATCAACATTCTGATGCTTTG ATTAATGAACTGAACAATCACTTTGAGAAGTGCCAGCAGCTTTTGAACTCGATTGCGGCATCAATTAACACCAAAGCTATG ACTGTTGAAGGACAGAAGCAAAAGCTGGAGGAAAGTGAACAACTACTAAATCAAAGGAG GGATTTGATTGCCAACTATGGAATCTCTGTTGAAGACCTTGTGAAGACTGAGCCCTAG
- the LOC18596148 gene encoding LOW QUALITY PROTEIN: LOB domain-containing protein 22 (The sequence of the model RefSeq protein was modified relative to this genomic sequence to represent the inferred CDS: deleted 2 bases in 1 codon), translating to MSIPRTGSNGTTQACAACKYQRRKCAPDCILAPYFPHDRQRQFLNAHKLFGVSNITKIIKNLTPPEKDIAMRTIVFQSDARANDPVGGCYRIIQELQRQIEYSQAELDLVFHQLAICRAQAHQQQQQSHLQMHEPGDSSLGCEMVNADPLNSYNSNYYYVEEPHEQQFSVNNNHHHLQENYDSWGIQESTTLDSLNVKQSFIRVSDNEVKPDLDICERHKIRFETEELVERRFIPGHS from the exons ATGAGCATTCCAAGAACTGGTAGTAACGGCACAACACAAGCTTGCGCTGCGTGTAAATACCAACGCAGGAAGTGCGCTCCTGACTGCATTCTCGCCCCTTATTTTCCTCATGATCGCCAAAGACAATTCCTCAATGCTCATAAATTATTTGGAGTCAGCAACATCACCAAGATCATCAAGAACCTTACTCCTCCTGAGAAAGACATTGCCATGCGTACCATCGTATTTCAATCCGATGCGCGAGCCAATGACCCTGTTGGAGGTTGTTACAGGATTATCCAAGAGCTTCAGCGTCAGATAGAGTACAGCCAGGCTGAGCTTGACCTGGTTTTTCATCAGCTAGCCATATGCCGAGCGCAGGCTCatcagcagcagcagcaatcTCACTTGCAAATGCACGAACCTGGTGATTCATCGCTAGGTTGTGAAATGGTGAATGCAGACCCTTTGAACTCGTACAATTCGAATTATTACTATGTTGAAGAGCCTCATGAGCAGCAGTTTTCTGTGAACAACAATCATCACCACTTGCAAGAAAATTATGATTCTTGGGGCATACAAGAATCGACAACCTTGGATTCTTTGAACGTCAAGCAGAGTTTTATCAGAGTATCTGATAATGAAGTGAAGCCAGATCTTGACATT TGTGAAAGACATAAGATCAGGTTTGAGACTGAAGAACTAGTTGAAAGGAGGTTTATTCCAGGACACAGTTAG